A section of the Falco biarmicus isolate bFalBia1 chromosome 3, bFalBia1.pri, whole genome shotgun sequence genome encodes:
- the CHRAC1 gene encoding chromatin accessibility complex protein 1 yields the protein MAARLSGGENRLVSLPLSRIRVIMKSSPEVSSINQDALFLTAKATELFVQYLAAYSYKHGRGKEKNALTYSDLSHTAEECETFQFLADILPKKILASKYLKMLEKEKRDGEVGEGDEEDDDEEDEDEAVDEDVGS from the exons ATGGCGGCGAGGTTGAGCGGAGGCGAGAACCGGCTGGTGTCGCTGCCCCTGTCGCGTATCCGCGTGATCATGAAGAGCTCGCCGGAGGTCTCCAGCATCAACCAGGACGCGCTGTTCCTCACCGCCAAAGCCACG GAGCTTTTTGTTCAGTATTTGGCTGCGTACTCCTACAAACATGGCAGAGGCAAGGAGAAGAATGCTCTAACTTACAGTGACCTGTCTCATACTGCAGAAGAGTGTGAGACCTTTCAGTTCCTTGCAG ATATCTTGCCAAAGAAGATACTAGCTAGCAAATACCtaaaaatgcttgaaaaggAGAAGCGAGATGGAGAAGTGGGGGAAGGTGATGAAGAGGATGATGACGAAGAGGATGAAGATGAAGCTGTTGATGAAGATGTTGGATCTTAA